Proteins encoded by one window of Macrobrachium rosenbergii isolate ZJJX-2024 chromosome 57, ASM4041242v1, whole genome shotgun sequence:
- the LOC136837010 gene encoding uncharacterized protein, with translation MADEIIPMDVSDEESSPMDISDEELFSVMTTDQNYDADPIGPKKVKPPNPLQNQPCRELAEEDEFDRPAREGHDTSVEGNIILHPKDWIAIAGSNLENDPDGTAVTAGQTEMGSRQFGDQCTTGQPGTASEFSSGSTRVRVEVDAGSVNEGCGLFYVVFPVKNQLSEVTVITSKATGNPVSDGQTVNTDELHKNNRDVSQNSRNPKRKTSDEDAPNKKCKVMNQEEERKEKERDYAENYPEDKKSELPDLKECIEKYKSENQILKEDNQHLQNENQVLKEDNQRLQNENQVLKNQNQTEGHFRADRPENHGVSESVPNSPQTAKNGSGERELTEKMNKVLMEACDPEKFLKIMNEWLSSKGMSEIRLSDEGPIAGVRSREDEIRLKTLIIEFYRNVESSKKIRDDLVHSGLM, from the exons ATGGCTGACGAGATAATACCAATGGACGTGTCTGACGAGGAGTCAAGTCCGATGGACATATCGGACGAGGAGCTTTTTTCCGTGATGACAACAGATCAGAACTATGACGCAGACCCAATTGGCCCAAAAAAAGTGAAGCCACCAAACCCTTTGCAAAATCAACCTTGCAGGGAATTAGCTGAGGAGGATGAATTTGACCGACCCGCCCGCGAAGGACATGACACATCAGTGGAAG GAAATATTATTCTGCACCCAAAAGATTGGATTGCAATTGCTGGGTCAAATTTGGAAAATGATCCAGATGGTACGGCAGTTACTGCAGGTCAAACAGAAATGGGGTCCAGACAGTTTGGAGATCAGTGCACCACAGGACAACCAG GAACTGCTAGTGAATTTTCAAGTGGATCCACAAGGGTACGTGTCGAGGTGGACGCTGGTAGCGTAAATGAAGGGTGTGGATTGTTTTACGTTGTATTTCCAG TTAAAAACCAATTGTCAGAGGTTACAGTGATTACCAGTAAGGCAACAGGTAATCCTGTCAGCGATGGTCAGACTGTCAACACAGATGAACTGCACAAGAATAATAGAGATGTCAGTCAGAATAGCAGAAATCCAAAAAGGAAGACAAGCGATGAGGATGCACCGAACAAAAAATGCAAAGTGATGAaccaagaggaagaaagaaaggagaaagaacgtgatTATGCAGAAAATTACCCCGAGGACAAGAAATCAGAATTACCTGATCTTAAGGaatgtattgaaaaatataaaagtgaaaatcaGATTTTAAAGGAGGACAATCAACATCTACAAAacgaaaatcaggttttaaaggaGGACAATCAACGTCTACAAAacgaaaatcaggttttaaaaaaCCAAAACCAGACAGAAGGTCACTTCAGAGCTGATCGACCTGAAAACCATGGAGTGTCCGAAAGTGTTCCTAACAGTCCACAAACTGCTAAGAACGGATCTGGTGAGAGAGAGCTTACTGAAAAGATGAATAAAGTTCTGATGGAAGCATGCGATCcggaaaaattccttaaaatcatGAACGAGTGGCTGTCAAGCAAAGGGATGTCAGAAATCAGACTAAGCGATGAAGGCCCGATAGCTGGTGTCAGGTCTCGGGAAGACGAAATCCGGCTAAAAACTCTCATCATAGAGTTTTATCGAAACGTTGAGAGCAGCAAGAAAATCAGGGATGACCTTGTGCACAGTGGCTTGATGTAA